In Sideroxyarcus emersonii, one DNA window encodes the following:
- a CDS encoding cell division protein ZapA, giving the protein MSTAKVSSLDVTILDRELRVACPEDERAELLDAVAYLDKKMREIRDAGKIASIERIAIMAALNITHELLTTRIGGGFDLAEFKRRMQSMQATIDAALAEQDELF; this is encoded by the coding sequence ATGAGCACTGCCAAGGTCAGTTCGCTGGATGTCACCATCCTTGATCGCGAACTCCGCGTCGCCTGCCCCGAAGACGAACGCGCCGAATTGCTCGACGCCGTTGCCTATCTGGATAAAAAGATGCGCGAAATACGCGATGCGGGCAAGATCGCCTCGATCGAGCGCATCGCCATCATGGCTGCCCTCAACATCACCCACGAACTGCTTACCACGCGCATCGGCGGCGGGTTTGACCTTGCCGAATTCAAGCGTAGAATGCAATCCATGCAGGCAACCATCGATGCCGCGTTGGCGGAACAGGATGAGTTGTTCTAG